The genomic DNA TGGTGTTGCAGCGGTCGTGGGCGTCCTGCGGGCTTACGGGATACGTGGAGAGAGTGAACTGCACCAGATCTAACCGGGACGAGTACAAGAGGTCAGgtcacacacagagagactcagagacacagacacacacagagagacacacagagacacacacacatacaaagagacacacacaccagagaccACACAGAGACAACGACACACAcggagagaaacacacacacacacagggaccacagccacaaagagacacagacacacagagacacagacacacagagacacagacacacacagagacacacagagacacagacacacatagagagacacacacacacagagacacacacacatacaaagagacacacacacacagagacacacagagacacagacacacacggagagacacacacacacagagacacagacacacagagacacagacacacagagacacagacacacagagacacagacacacatgagagagacacacagagacacaccacacatacaaaagagaacacacacacagagacacacagagaacagaCACACCGGAcggagacacacaacacagagacacagacacacagagacacagacacacagagacacagacacacagagacacagacacacacagagacacacagagacacagacacacacggagagacacagagacacagacacacacggagagacacacacacacacagagacacagacacacatagagagacacacagagacacacacacatacaaagagacacacacacagagagacacacagagacacagacacacacagagagacacagacacacacacagagacacagacacacacacacagagagactcagagacacagacacacacagagagacacacagagacacacacacatacaaagagacacacacacagagacacacagagacacagacacacacggagagacacacagagacacagacacacacagagagacacacagagacacacacacatacaaagagacacacacacagagacacacagagacacagacacacacagagagacacacagagacacagacacacacagagagacacactcagaggaacacacacacacacagagacacagacacagacagagagacacacagagacacagacacacacagagacacacacacagagagacagacacacagagacacacagacacacagagacacacacacagagagacacacagagacacagacacacacagagagacacactcagagacacacacacacagagacacagacacacacggagagacacactcagagacacacacacacacagagacacagacacacacggagagacacacacacacagagacacagacacacacagagagacacacacacagagacacagacacacaaagagagacacacacagagacacacacacagagacacacagagactcacagagagacacacagagacagacacaaacacagacagacagacagacacagacagacagacacacacacagagacacacacacacacacacacacacacagacacacacacacacacagacaaaagctctgtttccatccacatgttttATCCAGATTAATGATATCGAATGAAAAACGCTTCATGGAAACAGTCAAATCTGATAAATCTGATGAATCTGATGAATCTGATGAATCTGATGAATCTGATGAATATGATAAATCTGATGAATATGATAAATCTGATGAATATGATAAATCTGATGAATATGATAAATCTTCTGATGAATCTGATAAATCTGATAAATCTGATGAATCTGATGAATCTGATGAATCTTCTGATTACTCGCTCCCCAGACGATTAAAATCGTCAGATGGAAACTCACTCCCACCAGATTTATTCTCAGGAGGTTTTACCAAGTCCAGATCATCAGATGGACACGTGGACGGAGACGGAGCTACTGATGACTGTCCCATGTCTCTGTGATGACTGTCCCATGTCTCTGTGATGACTGTCCCATGTCTCTGTGATGACTGTCCCTTGTCTCTGTGATGACTGTCCCATGTCTCTGTGATGACTGTCCCATGTCTCTGTGATGACTGTCCCATGTCTCTGTGATGACTGTCCCATGTCTCTGTCCCTCTGACTGTCCCTTGTCTCTGTGATGACTGTCCCATGTCTCTGTGATGACTGTCCCTTGTCTCTGTCCCTCTGACTGTCCCATGTCTCTGTGATGACTGTCCCATGTCTCTGTCCCTCTGACTGtcccttgtctctgtctctgtcctccaGCTGCCGCTCTGCAGTGATGGAGGAACATCTCTTCTGGAAGTTCGAGGCGGCCATGTTGGCTCTGATGGCGGCGTTCGCCGTGGTCGTGGTCGTCCGCCAGTGCTGGCTGGACCGCCTCGCCTCCGAGAAGGTCCGCCGCCAGATCGAGTCCATCTAGGTCCCCGGTCCATCTGGCTGGACCGCCTCGCCTCCGAGAAGGTCCGCCGCCAGATCGAGTCCATCTAGGTCCCCGGTCCATCTGGCTGGACCGCCTCGCCTCCGAGAAGGTCCGCCGCCAGATCGAGTCCATCTAGGTCCCGGTCCATCTGGCTGGACCGCCTCGCCTCCGAGAAGGTCCGCCGCCAGATCGAGTCCATCTAGGTCCCCGGTCCATCTGGCTGGACCGCCTCGCCTCCGAGAAGGTCCGCCGCCAGATCGAGTCCATCTAGGTCCCGGTCCATCTGGCTGGACCGCCTCGCCTCCGAGAAGGTCCGCCGCCAGATCGAGTCCATCTAGGTCCCCGGTCCATCTGGCTGGACCGCCTCGCCTCCGAGAAGGTCCGCCGCCAGATCGAGTCCATCTAGGTCCCCGGTCCATCTGGCTGGACCGCCTCGCCTCCGAGAAGGTCCGCCGCCAGATCGAGTCCATCTAGGTCCCCGGTCCATCTGGCTGGACCGCCTCGCCTCCGAGAAGGTCCGCCGCCAGATCGAGTCCATCTAGGTCCCCCGGTCCATCTGGCTGGACCGCCTCGCCTCCGAGAAGGTCCGCCGCCAGATCGAGTCCATCTAGGTCCCCGGTCCATCTGGCTGGACCGCCTCGCCTCCGAGAAGGTCCGCCGCCAGATCGAGTCCATCTAGGTCCCCGGTCCATCTGGCTGGACCGCCTCGCCTCCGAGAAGGTCCGCCGCCAGATCGAGTCCATCTAGGTCCCCGGTCCATCTGGCTGGACCGCCTCGCCTCCGAGAAGGTCCGCCGCCAGATCGAGTCCATCTAGGTCCCCCGGTCCATCTGGCTGGACCGCCTCGCCTCCGAGAAGGTCCGCCGCCAGATCGAGTCCATCTTGGTCCCCGGTCCATCTGGCTGGACCGCCTCGCCTCCGAGAAGGTCCGCCGGCAGATCGAGTCCATCTAGGTCCCCGGTCCATCTGGCTGGACCGCCTCGTCTCCGAGAAGGTCTGCCACCAGATCAAGTCCATCTAGGTCCTAGGACCCTGACTCCATCTAGGACCCTGAATCCATTTGGCTGGACCGGGTCCATCTGGCTGGACCGGGTCCATCTAGGACCCTGAATCCATTTGGCTGGACCAAGTCCATCTGGCTGGACCGGGTCCATCTAGGACCCTGAGTCCATTTGGCTGGGCCAAGTCCATCTGGCTGGACTGGGTCAATCTCGGACGCCGGAGACACAGGGACACAATCTGGTTTATATCCTGCGGAGTTTGAAGtgatccagactgaagagtTCCAGGATCTGGACTAAAGAAAACCCTCAACGTAGACTTagacactatatatatataatttaattttggTTGTAGATTTAACTCTTTCAGACTTTATTATTGGAGGCAGACAGACTGGAACCTGATTGGTTCAGAGATTCAAACTGGACTTGAGtttgtatgacatcatcatctgaACCTGCTCTGATTGGTGGGCCGGACCAGACGGGCTGCTCTGATTGGATGTTTTCAAAACTGCTGAAGATATTGTTTGACTATTAATTTTAGAGTTTGActgtaaatgtttttctgactaaataaactgaaaaaacGTTTTTAATACGACTGATaaagtttctaaaataaaaacaaagaaatgttttcGACATGCGATACTacgactttatatactttaaacacactatactacgactttatatactttaaacacactatactacgactttatatactttaaacacactatactacgactttatatactttaaacactatactgtgactttatatactttaaaacactatactgtgactttatatactttaaacacactatactgtgactttatatactttaaacacactatactacgactttatatactttaaacacactatactacgactttatatactttaaacacactatactacgactttatatactttaaacacactatactacgactttatatactttaaaacacactatactgtgactttatgtacttttaaacactatactgtgactttatatactttaaacacactatactgtgacttatatacttttaaaacacactatactgtgactttatgtactttaaaacactatactgtgactttatatactttaaacacactatactggactttatatactttaaacacactatactgtgactttatatactttaaaacacactatactgtgactttatgtactttaaacacactatactgtgactttatatactttaaacacactatactgtgactttatatactttaaaacacactatactgtgactttatgtactttaaacacactatactgtgactttatatactttaaacactatactgcgactttatatacttttaaacacactatactgtgactttatatactttaaaacactatactgtgactttatgtacttttaaacactatactgtgactttatatactttaaaacacactatactgtgactttatatacttttaaacactatactgtgactttatatactttaaaacacactatactgtgactttatatactttaaacacactatactgtgacttatatactttaaaacactatactgtgactttatatactttaaaacacactatactgtgactttatatactttaaaacactatactgtgactttatatactttaaacactatactgtgactttatatacttaaaacactatactgtgactttatatactttaaacacactatactgtgactttatatactttaaacacactatactgtgactttatatactttaaaaacactatactgtgactttatatactttaaaacactatactgtgactttatatactttaaacacactatactgtgactttatatactttaaacacactatactgtgactttatatactttaaaacactatactgtgactttatatactttaaaacactatactgtgactttatatactttaaaacactatactgtgactttatatacttaaaacacactatactgtgactttatatactttaaaacacactatactgtgactttatatactttaaaacacatatatactgactttatatactttaaaacactatactgtgactttatatactttaaaacactatactgtgactattatatttttaaacactatactgtgactttatatactttaaaacactatactgtgactttatatactttaaaacactatactgtgactttatatactttaaacacactatactgtgactttatatactttaaacacactatactgtgactttatatactttaaaacacactatactgtgactttatatactttaaaacacactatactgtgactttatatactttaaaacactatactgtgactttatatactttaaaacactatactgtgactttatatactttaaaacactatactgtgactttatatactttaaaacactatactgtgactttatatactttaaaacacactatactgtgactttatatactttaaacacactatactgtgactttatatactttaaaacactatactgtgactttatatactttaaaacactatactgtgactttatatactttaaaaacactatactgtgactttatatactttaaacacactatactgtgactttatatactttaaaacacactatactgtgactttatatactttaaaacactatactgtgactttatatactttaaaacactatactgtgacttatatactttaaaaacactatactgtgacttatatactttaaacactatactgtgacttatatactttaaacactatactgtgactttatatactttaaaacacactatactgtgactttatatactttaaaacacactatactgtgactttatatactttaaaacactatactgtgactttatatactttaaacacactatactgtgactttatatactttaaacacactatactgtgactttatatactttaaaacacactatactgtgactttatatactttaaaacactatactgtgactttatatactttaaaacactatactgtgactttatatactttaaacactatactgtgactttatatactttaacacactatactgtgactttatatactttaaaacactatactgtgactttatatactttaaaacacactatactgtgactttatatactttaaacactatactgtgactttatatactttaaaacactatactgtgactttatatactttaaaacacactatactgtgactttatatactttaaacactatactgtgactttatatacttttaaacactatactgtgactttatatactttaaaacacactatactgtgactttatatactttaaaacactatactgggactttatatacttttaaacacactatactgtgactttatatactttaaacactatactgtgactttatatactttaaaacacactatactgtgactttatatacttttaaaacactatactgtgacttatatacttttaaacactatactgtgactttatatactttaaacacactatactgtgacttatatacttaaacactatactgtgactttatatactttaaaacactatactgtgactttatatactttaaacactatactgtgactttatatactttaaaacacactatactgtgactttatatactttaaaacactatactgtgactttatatactttaaaacactatactgtgactttatactttaaaacactatactgtgactttatatactttaaacacactatactgtgactttatatactttaaaaacaCTATACTgcgactttatatactttaaaacacactatactgtgactttatatactttaaaacactatactgtgactttatatactttaaaacactatactgtgactttatatactttaaaacacactatactgtgactttatatactttaaacacactatactgtgactttatatacttttaaacactatactgtgactttatatacttaaaacacactatactgtgactttatatactttaaaaacactatactgtgactttatatactttaaacacactatactgtgacttatatactttaaacacactatactgtgactttatatactttaaacactatactgtgactttatatactttaaaacacactatactgtgactttatatactttaaacactatactgtgactttatatactttaaaacactatactgtgactttatatactttaaacactatactgtgactttatatactttaaaacactatactgtgactttatatactttaaacactatactgtgactttatatactttaacacactatactgtgactttatatactttaaacacactatactgtgactttatatactttaaaacactatactgtgactttatatactttaaaacactatactgtgactttatatactttaaaacacactatactgtgactttatatactttaaacacactatactgtgactttatatacttttaaacactatactgtgactttatatactttaaacactatactgtgactttatatactttaaacactatactgtgactttatatactttaaaacactatactgtgactttatatactttaaacactatactgtgacttatatactttaaacactatactgtgacttatatactttaaacactatactgtgactttatatactttaaaacactatactgtgactttatatacttttaaacacactatactgtgactttatatacttttaaacactatactgtgactttatatactttaaacactatactgtgacttatatactttaaaacactatactgtgactttatatactttaaaacactatactgtgactttatatactttaaaacacactatactgtgactttatatactttaaacactatactgtgactttatatactttaaacactatactgtgactttatatactttaaacactatactgtgactttatatactttaaacactatactgtgactttatatacttaaacactatactgtgacttatatactttaaacactatactgtgactttatatactttaaacactatactgtgactttatatactttaaacacactatactgtgactttatatactttaaaacactatactgtgactttatatactttaaacactatactgtgactttatacttaaacactatactgtgactttatatactttaaacacactatactgtgactttatatactttaaaacactatactgtgactttatatactttaaaacacactatactgtgactttatatactttaaaacacactatactgtgacttatatactttaaaacacactatactgtgactttatatacttaaacacactatactgtgactttatacttttaaacacactatact from Etheostoma spectabile isolate EspeVRDwgs_2016 unplaced genomic scaffold, UIUC_Espe_1.0 scaffold00008276, whole genome shotgun sequence includes the following:
- the jtb gene encoding protein JTB (The sequence of the model RefSeq protein was modified relative to this genomic sequence to represent the inferred CDS: added 216 bases not found in genome assembly), whose protein sequence is MEGDCRIPVSCCRPRVLVFHALFWGLVSLRVFGAALLSEERTTAVRAAPPPCWLLEEFVVTTECSLCNAFQSRSWASCGLTGYVERVNCTRSNRDEYKSCRSAVMEEHLFWKFEAAMLALMAAFAVVVVVRQCWLDRLASEKVRRQIESI